In Aspergillus nidulans FGSC A4 chromosome II, a single window of DNA contains:
- a CDS encoding polysaccharide lyase (transcript_id=CADANIAT00003863) produces MLPSKAPKPLNGRYHSELVHNAGYRRGDTAFYGFAFRLQQDWEFTSQLYNLAQFIANFNDSGCDDWMPSTMIWLQGNQLYSRMKTGTVCAQQTDMFPNIVSVSAGEWHRIILQVKWESDLTGYFKVWFDGVKAKEVYNIRTMIVHNRQFQFRVGLYANAWHDQGYLEGSQDNYVPG; encoded by the exons ATGTTGCCTTCAAAGGCCCCAAAGCCCTTAAA TGGACGCTACCACTCGGAGCTCGTGCACAACGCCGGCTATCGCCGCGGCGACACAGCCTTCTACGGCTTTGCGTTCCGCCTGCAGCAGGACTGGGAGTTTACAAGCCAATTGTACAATCTCGCGCAGTTTATTGCTAATTTCAACGATTCCGGGTGCGACGATTGGATGCCCTCAACAATGatctggctgcaaggaaatcagCTTTACTCGCGCATGAAGACAGGTACCGTCTGTGCGCAGCAGACAGATATGTTTCCGAATATAGTGTCCGTCTCGGCGGGCGAGTGGCATAGGATCATCTTGCAGGTGAAATGGGAGTCTGACTTGACAGGATACTTCAAAGTCTGGTTTGATGGTGTAAAGGCCAAGGAGGTTTATAATATCAGGACGATGATTGTGCATAATCGGCAGTTCCAGTTTCGTGTGGGACTTTATGCAAATGCATGGCATGATCAGGGGTATCTGGAAGGGAGTCAAG ATAATTATGTACCGGGATGA
- a CDS encoding uncharacterized protein (transcript_id=CADANIAT00003864), producing MSLIPIICTHEVSPILLSTILSIAYKASSKINSPPTLLLLTTADGDDLRKYKKESVTKPPIDTFQSPFLGWDVNKVAQFIQENASKTVVDRTVFLVADDQTTADEGTLLLVHNVEDSLETIRVSAEFVNSQAVSVAVATTDIGELRSLADGDGVYRGDITSLGGELVALSQYMFSFVTASYHTETYMLPCLEYTFTLALILPVKSAVLLTKSQRHYPCSLPANTACHTRESVSSHPYLPAYQWISTKTEKLSSFHQG from the exons ATGAGCCTCATTCCAATCATCTGCACCCACGAGGTGTCGCCCATT CTTCTCTCAACCATCCTTTCAATAGCGTACAAGGCCTCGTCCAAGATCAATTCGCCTCcaaccctcctccttctcacGACAGCGGACGGCGACGATCTTCGAAAATACAAAAAAGAATCTGTCACCAAGCCGCCGATTGATACTTTTCAATCCCCATTTCTTGGTTGGGATGTAAACAAGGTCGCGCAGTTTATACAGGAAAATGCGTCGAAAACTGTGGTAGATCGAACTGTATTTCTTGTCGCAGACGATCAAACAACTGCAGACGAAggcacccttcttcttgttcacaACGTTGAAGACTCACTGGAGACAATCCGGGTTTCCGCCGAGTTTGTCAACAGCCAGGCGGTCTCAGTCGCTGTTGCAACTACGGATATTGGGGAGCTACGGAGCCTGGCTGATGGTGACGGGGTGTACAGAGGGG ATATAACATCCCTCGGTGGGGAACTTGTAGCCCTGAGT CAATATATGTTCAGTTTCGTAACCGCGAGTTATCATACCGAAACATACATGCTGCCATGTCTCGAATACACCTTTACCCTTGCTCTAATCCTACCGGTGAAATCGGCGGTCTTATTGACGAAGTCTCAACGTCATTATCCGTGCTCATTGCCGGCGAACACAGCGTGTCACACACGCGAGTCCGTATCTTCCCATCCCTATCTTCCCGCCTATCAATGGATCAGCaccaagacggagaagcTTTCGAGCTTCCATCAAGGATAA
- a CDS encoding uncharacterized protein (transcript_id=CADANIAT00003865) yields the protein MRVFLPFAIAAMTVNAATFDWDCTNSLGACQNYCFYAQCRGGAGQQLTYDADTSNRAPRRRASGCSKTPCSDSSLSYSSFGNSCDEFPFASEGGQLSSFYGTINDGDTFGITIENWRGASYCEDNPTCSNDGGEFFLDPTGNFVDGKRSITGRGLTLDPGYSTPAAKLRTIKTEDGTEHLVIAEDSGNPLKAGDEIWSARRNATLKIVD from the exons ATGCGCGTGTTTCTGCCATTTGCTATAGCGGCCATGACCGTCAACGCAGCCACGTTTGACTGGGACTGCACCAATTCCCTCGGAGCATGCCAGAACTACTGCTTTTACGCACAGTGTCGTGGCGGCGCAGGCCAGCAACTCACCTACGATGCCGACACTTCCAACCGTGCACCGCGCAGACGGGCTTCCGGGTGCAGCAAGACCCCCTGCAGCGACAGCAGCCTGTCGTACTCGAGCTTCGGCAACTCCTGTGATGAGTTTCCCTTTGCGA GCGAGGGAGGTCAGCTTAGCAGTTTCTACGGCACCATTAACGACGGCGACACGTTTGGCATCACCATTGAGAATTGGAGGGGAGC CTCTTACTGCGAAGATAACCCGACATGCTCCAACGACGGGGGCGAATTCTTCCTCGATCCTACCGGCAACTTTGTCGACGGCAAGAGAAGTATCACTGGTCGTGGACTGACGCTTGATCCGGGTTACAGCACTCCAGCGGCAAAACTGAGGACAATCAAAACTGAAGACGGCACCGAGCATCTGGTGATCGCTGAGGATTCTGGCAACCCTCTAAAGGCCGGTGACGAGATCTGGAGTGCGCGTCGTAATGCCACTCTGAAAATTGTGGATTAG
- a CDS encoding uncharacterized protein (transcript_id=CADANIAT00003866): MSTLSPLETLAETISATAKIVSGYCTLDRIPHPSSGPDSPSVALPQTAPAYVREARQQLLSAAKEVLQIAAEPSEYLPMLAFKPNADIKRVTLASICAVPERQLQSVTRMAITSSCLCKPELGKVAHNRASRQFVTTLAYLGWVRFITDFYMPVSSERAEATEKWGESEQPTETVVNLAMKTSISAFAFITRSREFNRLFAAYIKGVSASEGTAVRHLLTDYDSARLDQGLLVHTALRRARLSRANQPEPPVLKSQLESVRSAIELGIYNHCDEQPIQNTDIFLLRMVLHNHTNANAIRILAPLVRPLQTNPAVWLLIVDAVLPEPGDDGCLDEALQRYRDLTMQEVFNTRERSLTEFQRLLDVISDSARQLVVKNLRRSPASALSVIDVSIIPTRTDTSRLVIDNTGGRIASLPIPDDVYFCQDKGCMGMAEYYQEESRTGMATKQKQTRELPQNLSQKPGNWKGVRQQVWLLLLGLFICPTSMLLAVVIVV; this comes from the exons ATGAGCACGCTTAGCCCTCTGGAGACGCTTGCTGAGACTATCAGTGCAACTGCGAAAATCGTTAGCGGGTACTGCACCCTGGATAGAATCCCACACCCGTCATCGGGCCCGGACAGCCCCTCAGTGGCGCTGCCTCAAACGGCGCCCGCATATGTACGAGAGGCGCGCCAGCAGCTTCTCTCCGCGGCCAAAGAGGTTCTGCAGATTGCCGCAGAGCCCAGCGAGTATCTCCCAATGTTGGCATTCAA ACCAAATGCTGATATCAAGAGGGTGACA CTAGCCAGCATCTGCGCGGTGCCGGAGCGTCAACTGCAGAGCGTGACCCGCATGGCCATCACCAGCAGCTGTCTATGCAAGCCAGAGCTGGGAAAAGTCGCCCACAACAGAGCCTCCCGGCAGTTTGTTACTACGCTCGCCTACCTTGGTTGGGTCCGCTTTATAACCGATTTCTATATGCCGGTGTCCTCGGAGAGGGCCGAAGCAACGGAAAAATGGGGGGAGTCAGAGCAGCCTACCGAGACAGTGGTCAACCTGGCCATGAAGACGTCCATATCTGCCTTTGCGTTTATCACGCGGTCTAGAGAGTTTAACAGGCTCTTCGCTGCCTATATAAAAGGGGTGTCTGCTAGCGAGGGCACGGCGGTACGGCATCTGCTGACCGACTACGACTCGGCCCGGCTAGACCAAGGGCTCTTGGTGCAT ACTGCGCTTCGTCGTGCAAGACTCAGCCGAGCAAATCAACCAGAGCCGCCCGTCCTAAAATCACAACTGGAAAGTGTCCGGTCTGCCATCGAACTTGGCATTTACAACCACTGCGACGAACAGCCCATTCAGAACACAGACATATTTCTGCTGCGCATGGTGCTACATAATCATACCAACGCCAATGCCATCCGGATTCTTGCCCCCTTGGTGCGGCCCCTACAAACAAATCCAGCTGTGTGGCTGCTCATCGTCGACGCAGTGCTTCCGGAGCCAGGTGATGACGGCTGTCTAGATGAAGCACTCCAGCGGTACCGGGATCTGACGATGCAGGAAGTGTTCAATACCCGGGAGCGAAGCCTCACGGAGTTTCAGCGACTTCTGGATGTCATCAGCGACAGCGCGAGGCAGCTAGTAGTTAAGAACCTCCGCAGATCCCCAGCCTCCGCGCTGTCCGTTATTGATGTTTCTATCATTCCTACACGAACGGACACAAGTCGACTAGTGATTGACAACACCGGGGGACGGATTGCATCTCTTCCCATCCCTGATGATGTTTATTTTTGCCAAGACAAAGGGTGTATGGGAATGGCAGAGTACTATCAGGAAGAGAGCAGGACAGGGATGgcaacaaagcagaagcaaacAAGGGAGCTACCACAGAACCTATCACAGAAGCCGGGGAACTGGAAGGGGGTACGGCAGCAGGTTTGGCTGTTGCTACTAGGATTATTTATCTGCCCTACATCGATGCTGCTGGCTGTTGTAATTGTTGTCTAG
- a CDS encoding uncharacterized protein (transcript_id=CADANIAT00003867), with protein sequence MGNPNCCSVAASLILDHQNEQPQCPLPFCALIFICGGLPLPILASWGLPISAAAWEVHERTAHELWEQAGAVESILTACQARLDAVQAWPTANRLFADPESKNLCTPAAIDPHNVFRLGLT encoded by the exons ATGGGCAACCCTAACT GCTGCAGCGTTGCTGCCTCGCTGATCCTTGATCACCAGAACGAGCAACCTCAATGTCCCCTACCTTTTTGTGCATTGATCTTCATCTGTGGCGGGCTGCCTCTACCCATTCTCGCCAGCTGGGGCCTACCCATCTCAGCCGCTGCTTGGGAGGTCCACGAACGCACTGCGCATGAGCTCTGGGAGCAAGCAGGAGCGGTAGAGAGCATTCTGACAGCTTGCCAGGCTAGACTCGACGCAGTGCAAGCTTGGCCTACGGCGAACAGGCTGTTCGCCGATCCAGAAAGCAAAAATCTCTGCACCCCGGCCGCCATTGACCCGCACAACGTCTTTAGACTGGGCCTGACTTGA
- a CDS encoding uncharacterized protein (transcript_id=CADANIAT00003868), with protein MSRGLQSTECITNLIQVSNLSPVTDAVMAYQANALFEDVPIPAQEEMNVNHPIIHVASSVLECPCLQTNHQLCYLLVFAAMDILARHVTVAASRPAEGEDRLSRASLVFGELHRVLYSIESLSQHSRRHLPPRRSSSPPSSFSSPRHSPAPLPPNFGDLLLSMDPVSVGTAMSINLSTTDLTSKVHEDENHFQLEENSDLSDFTFWSHKAKLQREFERVRDEIKSIIRTE; from the exons ATGAGTCGTGGCCTGCAATCGACAGAGTGTATAACCAACCTGATTCAAGTCTCAAATCTTTCACCGGTAACTGATGCTGTGATGGCCTACCAG GCCAATGCCCTCTTTGAGGATGTCCCGATTCCAGCACAAGAGGAGATGAACGTCAACCACCCAATTATCCACGTAGCATCCTCAGTGCTCGAATGTCCCTGTCTGCAGACAAATCATCAGCTCTGCTACCTGCTAGTCTTCGCCGCTATGGACATCTTGGCTCGCCATGTTACTGTAGCTGCCTCAAGGCCGGcggaaggcgaagatcgGCTGTCGCGCGCAAGCCTAGTCTTTGGGGAGCTTCATCGCGTCCTCTACTCTATAGAATCGTTGTCTCAGCATTCCCGCCGCCACCTGCCTCCtcgtcgttcttcttctccccctTCCTCGTTCAGCAGTCCTCGACACTCACCCGCTCCACTCCCTCCAAACTTTGGAGATTTGCTTCTATCTATGGACCCTGTTTCTGTGGGCACCGCCATGTCCATCAACCTATCCACGACGGATCTCACTTCGAAGGTTCACGAAGACGAAaatcatttccagctcgagGAGAACAGCGATCTATCCGACTTCACCTTCTGGTCACACAAGGCCAAGCTCCAGCGAGAATTTGAGCGCGTCCGAGACGAAATCAAATCAATCATCCGCACTGAGTGA
- a CDS encoding uncharacterized protein (transcript_id=CADANIAT00003869) — translation MASLDVGIIVAWEALLRSLLSPGLGGDLSRLLHISNTFEPVPGMEPLRVGDLLKTTLRITAVTIKPLGKLVEVTVVIKREEASIMKITSEFLIQGQFPHHHQSFPSSEANEWALPLDSPKAVVLLRSRPWFKPDAKCPELLDKTLLFRITSQSSKMFTLNTSGFAGLSTTIVHGMNTSAVVRSMIEDHLAKTGCAKFCRWSTTFEDVVRGGDRLRIELQHQGMISGNMALEVQAPTAYPFCGQGSQKKEMGMAIYETDGSAKSAWHRGHRYLFELYDPALISPQGFSLLNIVRNNPKSLTVYFGTTKGRQIRANYLALARTEVINGREITVPVVDGLSESSSSITFEEPNGLLFSTQFAQLAISLMNIAESSALKARGLFQQGAAFAGHSLGEYSALLACADFMSLENLLSVLPFGFFIFFHSTPTAPSRLIDAALLRHQVSKRRCPSMDDTLWTDARDFELKKTYAKPVEKLVAHPLRSGRVQVEEQTEPRAYRHDDRTGYKEGEAHAMGKDDKEGDVAAIRPGASCTTPRKREEEADNGRNEDDGADGIKAPEYLPPGLLALPLWLQPEKQQTDGRYAAQQ, via the exons ATGGCCTCCCTTGATGTTGGTATCATTGTTGCCTGGGAGGCGCTATTAAGGTCACTTCTAAGCCCGGGACTAGGGGGGGACCTTTCTCGCTTGTTGCACATCTCGAACACCTTTGAACCCGTCCCAGGTATGGAACCGCTTCGCGTTGGCGATCTACTGAAGACAACATTACGCATTACCGCGGTAACAATAAAGCCACTGGGAAAACTGGTCGAGGTTACCGTGGTGATTAAACGGGAAGAGGCATCCATCATGAAAATCACGTCTGAATTCCTCATACAAGGTCAATttccccatcatcatcagagCTTCCCATCCTCAGAGGCCAATGAGTGGGCTCTACCTTTGGACTCCCCGAAAGCAGTGGTTTTACTACGAAGCAGACCGTGGTTCAAGCCAGATGCAAAGTGTCCAGAGCTTCTTGACAAGACTCTCCTATTCAGGATCACGTCTCAATCGAGCAAGATGTTCACTTTGAATACTAGTG GCTTTGCCGGCTTGTCGACAACGATTGTCCATGGGATGAATACGTCTGCCGTTGTTCGAAGTATGATTGAAGACCACTTGGCAAAAACGGGCTGCGCCAAGTTCTGCCGGTGGTCTACAACATTCGAGGATGTTGTTCGTGGTGGCGATCGCCTGCGCATCGAACTGCAGCACCAAGGGATGATTTCTGGAAATATGGCACTTGAGGTTCAG GCTCCGACAGCCTATCCATTCTGTGGGCAAGGCAGtcagaagaaggaaatgggTATGGCAATCTACGAAACTGATGGATCTGCCAAATCGGCGTGGCACAGAGGACACCGTTACCTGTTTGAGCTTTATG ACCCGGCACTGATAAGTCCACAAGGATTCTCACTGCTGAACATTGTCCGCAACAATCCCAAAAGTCTCACAGTCTATTTCGGGACCACGAAAGGTCGTCAAATCCGAGCAAACTATCTTGCTCTCGCCCGCACTGAAGTCATCAATGGACGCGAAATCACAGTACCAGTCGTTGATGGTTTGAGTGAGTCATCAAGTTCGATCACCTTTGAGGAACCAAATGGACTCTTGTTCTCGACACAGTTTGCACAGCTGGCGATCAGTCTGATGAACATAGCCGAATCAAGTGCGCTCAAAGCCCGCGGTCTCTTCCAACAAGGTGCCGCGTTCGCGGGCCACTCGCTTGGCGAGTACAGCGCCTTGCTCGCCTGTGCTGACTTTATGAGTTTGGAGAACCTCCTTAGTGTCTTGCCTTTTGGcttcttcatattcttccaTTCTACCCCCACTGCACCGAGCAGACTAATCGACGCC GCTCTCTTGAGGCACCAAGTCTCGAAGCGCCGCTGCCCCAGCATGGATGATACTCTCTGGACTGATGCCAGGGATTTTGAGCTCAAGAAG ACCTACGCCAAACCCGTAGAGAAACTGGTAGCCCACCCACTTCGAAGTGGACGTGTGCAAGTCGAGGAGCAGACAGAGCCCCGCGCCTACAGACATGACGACCGCACTGGCTATAAAGAAGG TGAGGCACATGCAATG GGCAAAGACGACAAAGAGGGCGATGTTGCGGCCATTCGACCAGGGGCAAGTTGTACCACCCCACGCaagcgcgaggaggaggcagacAATGGACGGAACGAAGATGACGGTGCTGATGGGATCAAGGCTCCagaatatcttcctccaggtCTTTTGGCTTTGCCGCTGTGGCTTCAGcctgagaagcagcagacCGACGGCCGCTACGCCGCCCAGCAGTAG
- a CDS encoding uncharacterized protein (transcript_id=CADANIAT00003870), whose amino-acid sequence MNENWAKCYGPRFITDESGRTRLITRMCSTLGAPPVMVAEMTPTTSAPNFVACIMNAGYHVELATAGSPAGHEELVASMPKARGITCNVIYANPRAISWQIPLLRRLQAEGYPIGGLCIGAGVLSPRAGGHHSYDDLHEPLVKTYGSIRKYTNVALIIGSGFGDGQGMMIYLTGECAETWGYPRMPVDEVLLGSRMMVAKEAHTSNAVKALIAQMQGVTDVEWHKTYSGPAGGMITVRSLFNVKDGEQYMQILKKCRTKIISRLNSDYAKPWFAVNSLGSTVQLKDMTYAECLQRVIALMYMHPQKRWVHGSYRAFFVDLMDRIRERFNVVDEHCLDGSLNPSDFPEKLFTVCPAMITDILYPEDVAFFMSLFKRRGQKPVNFIPVLDANFETWFKKDSLWQMKKLESVIDQDPERVRIIHGPVVARLSTAVDESAADILNRIHDEIVDAMRPIVSISCNFELDGESSHLDIPGSGLSTRLDFADISSHATELGIQVDYHFTKPLPNGGSRLLLDVLGIGRSLAERLLQ is encoded by the exons ATGAATGAGAACTGGGCTAAATGCTACGGACCAAGGTTCATCACCGATGAATCCGGCCGGACTCGGTTAATAACACGCATGTGTTCGACTCTAGGGGCTCCACCGGTCATGGTTGCAGAAATGACACCGACCACGAGCGCACCGAATTTTGTCGCTTGTATCATGAATGCTGGGTATCACGTTGAGCTCGCAACCGCAGGGTCTCCAGCAGGCCATGAAGAGCTTGTTGCATCGATGCCAAAAGCTCGAGGCATCACTTGCAACGTGATCTATGCCAACCCGAGAGCTATTTCGTGGCAAAtccctctccttcgccgGCTTCAAGCAGAGGGGTATCCCATTGGAGGACTCTGCATTGGTGCCGGTGTCTTAAGCCCGAG GGCCGGTGGCCATCATTCTTACGACGACCTACATGAGCCTCTCGTCAAGACTTATGGGTCTATCCGAAAGTATACCAACGTCGCACTGATCATCGGCAGTGGCTTCGGCGATGGTCAAGGTATGATGATATATCTGACTGGCGAATGTGCTGAGACCTGGGGCTACCCTCGAATGCCTGTGGATGAAGTCTTGCTTGGTAGTCGCATGATGGTTGCTAAAGAGGCCCACACGTCCAACGCTGTCAAGGCTTTGATTGCTCAAATGCAAGGGGTGACTGACGTAGAATGGCACAAAACATATTCAGGACCGGCTGGTGGTATGATCACCGTAAG ATCTTTGTTCAATGTCAAGGACGGGGAGCAATATATGCAAATATTGAAGAAATGCCGCACCAAGATCATCTCTCGACTGAATAGCGATTACGCTAAGCCGTGGTTCGCAGTCAACAGTCTAGGAAGTACTGTCCAGCTGAAGGATATGACATACGCGGAGTGCCTGCAACGGGTTATTGCCTTGATGTATATGCACCCGCAAAAGCGATGGGTTCATGGATCCTATCGAGCGTTCTTTGTGGACTTGATGGATCGAATCCGGGAGCGGTTCAACGTGGTAGACGAGCACTGTCTGGACGGCTCCTTAAACCCGTCTGACTTTCCAGAGAAGCTCTTCACCGTCTGTCCTGCCATGATAACTGACATTCTCTACCCGGAAGAtgtcgccttcttcatgaGCCTGTTCAAGCGACGGGGCCAGAAGCCTGTCAACTTCATACCTGTACTTGATGCAAACTTCGAGACCTGGTTCAAGAAAGACTCTCTGTGGCAAATGAAGAAATTGGAATCTGTCATTGACCAGGACCCAGAGCGAGTCCGTATTATTCATGGTCCAGTGGTGGCTCGACTTTCGACCGCTGTCGACGAGTCTGCAGCCGATATTCTGAACAGGATTCATGATGAAATTGTGGACGCAATGAGACCCATAGTCTCGATTAGTTGCAATTTCGAGCTTGATGGAGAGAGTTCTCATCTAGACATTCCGGGCAGTGGCCTCTCGACTCGGTTGGACTTTGCTGACATATCGAGTCATGCAACAGAGCTGGGAATCCAAGTAGACTATCATTTCACGAAACCACTGCCCAATGGCGGGAGCCGTTTGCTTCTGGATGTACTTGGTATTGGTAGATCATTGGCTGAGCGCCTGCTTCAATGA